A window from Vibrio cortegadensis encodes these proteins:
- a CDS encoding DUF2500 domain-containing protein, protein MPVSLLLSLITLAILAGWGFSRFYQQHIQGENAPEQTANVTILDKQSIQIEDAQPGEDDQEYWIYVQRGRMGLKREFQVGIHYFHALQPGDKGAMTYQGTRFLHFAKQRES, encoded by the coding sequence ATGCCAGTCTCACTTTTACTCTCTCTTATTACTTTAGCTATCCTCGCAGGTTGGGGGTTCAGTCGATTCTACCAACAACATATTCAAGGTGAGAATGCACCAGAACAAACTGCGAATGTAACGATTCTTGATAAGCAATCCATTCAGATAGAAGACGCTCAGCCAGGAGAAGATGACCAAGAGTATTGGATTTATGTACAGCGAGGCCGCATGGGATTAAAACGAGAATTTCAAGTTGGCATTCACTACTTTCATGCACTTCAACCGGGGGATAAAGGGGCGATGACATACCAAGGAACTCGCTTTCTACATTTTGCGAAACAGAGAGAAAGCTAA
- a CDS encoding acyltransferase, whose amino-acid sequence MRQRVQFFDLLRCVAAIAVIAIHVLAPYRSELGSIPFDQWLTAVSINSMSRWAVPVFILITGALMLSDTRSFDAKYYVKRRLGKVLLPFIIWSLFYTYLSGWSAAGFDGAVSWGVLLNSYHHYTYYHLGFFYYFIPLYFVIPFLQILVRKTDDSAIYAYTAIWLLTTTLFLFKIDGPWSHQLWLYSGYLPLGYLLFKKVPLNKMTLFLSVTLGVIALAATIAMVVSGSITAEKYTVGRWLSYKTLNTVLAASMVFVLCRYYGERLSHRSHQVVSFISQHSLGIYILHPIFLWPMKAFNWHQGHPAWVIPLWVIIGGAGALGLSWLLSRSAKTRWLLP is encoded by the coding sequence CATTCATGTACTCGCCCCTTACCGTTCTGAGTTAGGTTCGATTCCATTCGACCAGTGGTTAACGGCGGTGAGCATTAATAGTATGAGTCGTTGGGCTGTCCCAGTGTTTATTCTTATCACTGGTGCATTAATGCTGAGTGATACACGCTCTTTTGATGCGAAGTATTATGTCAAAAGACGCTTAGGAAAAGTGCTGCTTCCTTTTATTATTTGGTCTCTTTTCTACACTTATCTTTCAGGCTGGTCGGCTGCAGGATTTGATGGTGCGGTGAGTTGGGGTGTGCTGCTTAATAGTTACCACCATTACACTTACTACCATTTAGGCTTCTTTTACTACTTTATTCCACTCTATTTTGTGATCCCATTCCTGCAGATCTTAGTCAGGAAAACAGACGACTCCGCCATATATGCGTATACCGCAATATGGTTACTGACCACCACGCTATTTCTATTTAAAATTGATGGCCCTTGGAGTCACCAGTTATGGCTGTATAGTGGGTACTTACCATTGGGGTATCTGCTGTTTAAAAAAGTGCCGTTAAATAAAATGACCCTCTTCCTTTCGGTAACGTTAGGGGTCATTGCTTTGGCTGCAACGATTGCAATGGTGGTTTCAGGAAGTATCACTGCTGAAAAATATACGGTAGGGCGCTGGTTATCTTACAAAACGCTGAATACGGTTTTAGCGGCGAGCATGGTGTTTGTGCTGTGTCGTTATTATGGTGAAAGGCTATCTCACCGTAGTCATCAAGTGGTGAGTTTCATTAGCCAACATAGTTTAGGGATTTATATTCTTCATCCGATTTTTTTATGGCCGATGAAAGCGTTTAACTGGCATCAAGGCCATCCTGCTTGGGTTATCCCTCTGTGGGTCATCATTGGAGGCGCTGGTGCCTTAGGGTTAAGTTGGTTGTTGTCTCGTTCAGCCAAAACGCGCTGGTTATTACCATAG